A single Camelus bactrianus isolate YW-2024 breed Bactrian camel chromosome 1, ASM4877302v1, whole genome shotgun sequence DNA region contains:
- the FBXO45 gene encoding F-box/SPRY domain-containing protein 1 has protein sequence MAAPAPGAGAASGGAGCSGGGGAGAGPGAGAGGIGGRLPSRVLELVFSYLELSELRSCALVCKHWYRCLHGDENSEVWRSLCARSLAEEALRTDILCNLPSYKAKIRAFQHAFSTNDCSRNVYIKKNGFTLHRNPIAQSTDGARTKIGFSEGRHAWEVWWEGPLGTVAVIGIATKRAPMQCQGYVALLGSDDQSWGWNLVDNNLLHNGEVNGSFPQCNNAPKYQIGERIRVILDMEDKTLAFERGYEFLGVAFRGLPKVCLYPAVSAVYGNTEVTLVYLGKPLDG, from the exons ATGGCGGCGCCGGCCCCGGGGGCTGGGGCAGCCTCGGGCGGCGCTGGCTgtagcggcggcggcggcgcgggcgccGGCCCGGGCGCCGGGGCCGGGGGGATCGGGGGCCGGCTTCCCAGCCGGGTGCTAGAGTTGGTGTTCTCCTACCTGGAGCTATCCGAGCTGCGGAGCTGCGCCCTGGTGTGCAAGCACTGGTACCGCTGCCTGCACGGCGATGAGAACAGCGAGGTGTGGCGGAGCCTGTGCGCCCGCAGCCTGGCAGAGGAGGCTCTGCGCACGGACATCCTCTGCAACCTGCCCAGCTACAAGGCCAAG aTACGTGCTTTCCAACATGCCTTCAGCACTAATGACTGCTCGAGGAATGTCTACATTAAGAAGAATGGCTTTACTTTACATCGAAACCCCATCGCTCAAAGCACTGATGGTGCAAGGACCAAGATTGGTTTCAGTGAGGGCCGCCATGCTTGGGAAGTGTGGTGGGAGGGCCCTCTGGGCACTGTGGCAGTGATTGGAATTGCCACAAAACGGGCCCCCATGCAATGCCAAGGTTATGTGGCGCTGCTGGGTAGTGATgaccagagctggggctggaatctGGTGGACAATAATCTACTACATAATGGAGAAGTCAATGGCAGTTTTCCACAGTGCAACAATGCACCAAAATATCAG ATAGGAGAAAGAATTCGAGTCATCTTGGACATGGAAGATAAGACTTTAGCTTTTGAACGTGGATATGAGTTCCTGGGGGTTGCCTTTAGAGGACTTCCAAAGGTCTgcttatatccagcagtttctgcTGTATATGGCAACACAGAAGTGACTTTGGTTTACCTTGGAAAACCTTTAGATGGATGA